From a region of the Pectobacterium aquaticum genome:
- the aguB gene encoding N-carbamoylputrescine amidase, which yields MKKVTVAATQMACSWDLPKNIENAEKLVRQAHAKGAQVILIQELFAAPYFCIDQSPEHYALAQELETSPLIKHFSALAAELNVVLPLSFFERANNAYYNSLVMIDADGSVLDVYRKTHIPNGPAYQEKQFFIPGDTGFKVWQTRYAKIGVGICWDQWFPETARSLALKGAELIFYPTAIGSEPAYPDIDSQPHWTRVQQGHAAANLVPVIASNRIGTEASKYIDGLEMTFYGSSFIADQTGALLAQANKTDEAILVHEFDLEAIAAQRASWGLFRDRRPEMYGTIATSDGKTGR from the coding sequence ATGAAAAAAGTTACCGTTGCCGCAACACAAATGGCGTGTTCCTGGGATCTGCCCAAGAATATCGAAAACGCTGAAAAACTGGTGCGACAAGCGCATGCAAAAGGCGCGCAGGTTATCCTGATTCAGGAACTGTTTGCCGCACCGTATTTCTGTATCGATCAAAGCCCAGAGCACTATGCGCTGGCGCAGGAGCTGGAAACCAGCCCGCTGATTAAGCATTTTTCCGCACTGGCGGCGGAGCTGAACGTGGTGTTGCCGTTGAGCTTCTTTGAGCGTGCCAATAACGCCTATTACAACTCGCTGGTGATGATTGACGCGGACGGTTCTGTGCTGGATGTTTATCGCAAAACGCACATTCCGAATGGCCCGGCGTACCAGGAGAAGCAATTCTTCATTCCGGGCGATACCGGTTTTAAAGTCTGGCAGACGCGCTACGCAAAAATCGGCGTGGGCATTTGCTGGGATCAGTGGTTCCCAGAAACCGCACGCAGCCTGGCGTTGAAGGGTGCCGAGCTGATTTTCTATCCGACCGCGATTGGTTCTGAACCCGCTTACCCAGACATCGACAGCCAGCCGCACTGGACCCGCGTTCAGCAAGGTCACGCCGCCGCGAATCTGGTGCCGGTAATCGCATCCAACCGTATTGGTACAGAAGCCAGCAAATACATCGACGGTCTGGAAATGACGTTCTACGGCTCGTCCTTCATTGCCGACCAAACGGGGGCGCTGTTGGCACAGGCCAATAAGACGGATGAAGCGATTTTGGTGCATGAATTTGATTTAGAAGCCATTGCGGCACAGCGTGCGTCATGGGGCCTGTTCCGCGACCGTCGCCCGGAAATGTACGGCACGATTGCCACCTCTGACGGCAAGACCGGGAGATAA
- the aguA gene encoding agmatine deiminase gives MSQLATPHLTTPQQDGFAMPAEWAPHDAVWMIWPYRTDNWREQGVPAQKTFARVAEAIAQNTPVIMGVPARYMADAQKVMPVNVTLVEMESDDAWMRDTGPTIVLNQAGQRRGIDWQFNAWGGELGGLYEDWRQDEKVAAQVLDYHQAARYAAPLILEGGSIHVDGEGTLLTTAECLLNPNRNPHLSKAEIEQLMRDYLDISTVIWLEEGVYNDETDGHIDNMCCFVRPGEVALHWTDDENDPQYVRSMAAYRVLSTAKDAQGRQLKIWKLPAPGPLYATKEEAQSVDSGDAVERLAGSRLAGSYVNFLISNQQIVFPLLDEKTDDVARDLLQQMFPGYVISGVPAREILLGGGNIHCITQQIPAAK, from the coding sequence ATGTCACAGTTAGCTACTCCTCATCTCACTACGCCGCAGCAGGATGGCTTTGCGATGCCCGCCGAATGGGCACCGCATGATGCCGTGTGGATGATTTGGCCGTATCGTACCGACAACTGGCGCGAGCAGGGTGTTCCGGCGCAGAAAACGTTCGCGCGCGTGGCGGAAGCCATCGCCCAGAACACGCCGGTTATCATGGGCGTGCCTGCACGCTACATGGCAGATGCGCAAAAAGTGATGCCGGTGAACGTCACGTTGGTGGAAATGGAAAGTGACGACGCCTGGATGCGTGACACTGGTCCAACCATCGTGCTGAATCAGGCCGGTCAGCGTCGGGGTATCGACTGGCAGTTCAACGCCTGGGGCGGCGAGCTGGGCGGTCTGTATGAAGACTGGCGTCAGGATGAGAAAGTGGCGGCACAGGTGCTGGACTATCATCAGGCCGCACGCTATGCTGCGCCGCTGATTCTGGAAGGTGGGTCGATCCATGTTGATGGTGAAGGCACCCTGTTGACCACGGCAGAATGCTTGCTCAATCCGAACCGTAACCCGCATTTAAGCAAGGCGGAAATCGAACAGCTGATGCGTGATTACCTCGATATTTCGACGGTTATCTGGCTGGAAGAAGGCGTGTATAACGACGAAACCGACGGGCATATCGATAATATGTGCTGCTTCGTGCGCCCCGGCGAAGTGGCGCTGCACTGGACGGATGATGAAAACGATCCGCAGTATGTGCGCTCTATGGCCGCTTATCGTGTGTTATCTACGGCCAAAGATGCTCAGGGTCGACAGTTGAAAATCTGGAAATTACCTGCCCCCGGTCCACTGTATGCAACCAAAGAGGAAGCACAGAGCGTGGACAGCGGCGATGCCGTTGAACGACTTGCCGGTTCCCGCCTGGCGGGTTCTTATGTGAATTTCCTGATCAGCAACCAGCAGATTGTTTTCCCGCTGCTGGATGAGAAGACGGATGATGTTGCACGCGATCTGCTGCAACAGATGTTCCCTGGCTACGTGATTAGCGGCGTGCCTGCGCGGGAAATCCTGCTGGGCGGGGGAAATATTCACTGCATTACGCAGCAAATCCCTGCGGCGAAGTAA
- a CDS encoding BrnA antitoxin family protein — protein sequence MPKLKQGTILPTDEEDRKIQEAIAQDPDTRSLEGENVQLMPFSKLKAMRKQGRPVKPAPKVQVSIRYSPEVIAAFKATGRGWQTRMDAAMADWLKNHSPSDIKI from the coding sequence ATGCCAAAACTTAAGCAGGGTACTATCCTCCCTACGGATGAGGAAGACCGTAAAATTCAGGAAGCTATCGCACAAGATCCTGATACACGCTCGCTTGAAGGTGAGAACGTGCAGCTTATGCCTTTCAGTAAATTGAAAGCAATGCGCAAACAGGGACGCCCCGTTAAACCTGCACCAAAAGTACAAGTCAGTATTCGATACTCACCGGAAGTTATCGCAGCTTTCAAAGCGACTGGTCGCGGTTGGCAAACCCGCATGGATGCAGCGATGGCGGATTGGCTTAAAAACCATTCCCCAAGCGACATCAAAATTTGA
- a CDS encoding BrnT family toxin, translated as MADAKYLDWDRMVAASDSLGNYSEDRYIGITYGLAYLNNRIYVVVFTYSDGDDEEIYRIISLRKATKAEVEKYAKT; from the coding sequence TTGGCCGATGCTAAATATCTTGATTGGGACCGAATGGTTGCCGCATCTGACTCTCTTGGTAACTACAGCGAAGACCGTTACATCGGTATCACTTACGGCCTTGCTTATCTCAACAACCGAATTTATGTCGTAGTATTTACTTACAGCGATGGAGACGACGAAGAAATTTACCGCATCATCAGTTTGCGGAAAGCCACTAAAGCGGAGGTGGAAAAATATGCCAAAACTTAA
- the tpiA gene encoding triose-phosphate isomerase, protein MRHPLVMGNWKLNGSTNMVNELIAGLRKELSTVDGCGVAIAPPAIYLDQANHQLAGSRIALGAQNVDVNLSGAFTGETSAEMLKDIGAKYIIIGHSERRTYHKESDEFIAKKFGVLKNVGLIPVLCIGETEAENEAGQTEAVCARQLDAVLNTLGAKAFENTVIAYEPVWAIGTGKSATPAQAQAVHKFIRDHIAKQDAAVAEQVIIQYGGSVNAANAAELFTQPDIDGALVGGASLKADAFAVIVKAAADAKRG, encoded by the coding sequence ATGCGACATCCATTAGTTATGGGTAACTGGAAGCTGAACGGCAGCACTAACATGGTCAACGAACTGATCGCGGGTCTGCGTAAAGAGCTCAGCACCGTTGACGGCTGTGGCGTAGCGATTGCACCACCGGCTATCTACCTCGATCAAGCTAATCACCAACTGGCCGGCAGCCGCATTGCGCTGGGCGCGCAGAACGTTGACGTGAACCTTTCCGGCGCTTTCACCGGCGAAACGTCTGCCGAGATGCTGAAAGACATCGGCGCGAAATACATCATCATCGGACACTCTGAGCGCCGAACCTACCACAAAGAAAGCGATGAATTCATTGCGAAGAAATTTGGCGTGCTGAAAAATGTCGGTCTGATTCCGGTGCTGTGCATTGGCGAAACCGAAGCAGAAAACGAAGCGGGCCAGACGGAAGCCGTCTGTGCACGTCAACTGGACGCTGTGCTGAATACACTGGGCGCGAAAGCATTTGAAAACACCGTTATCGCCTACGAACCTGTATGGGCCATCGGTACCGGCAAATCTGCAACCCCAGCACAGGCTCAGGCGGTTCACAAATTCATCCGTGATCACATCGCTAAGCAAGATGCAGCTGTTGCTGAGCAAGTGATCATCCAGTACGGCGGTTCGGTGAATGCGGCGAATGCCGCCGAGCTGTTCACCCAGCCGGACATCGACGGCGCGCTGGTTGGCGGTGCATCACTGAAAGCTGACGCCTTTGCTGTCATCGTGAAAGCGGCAGCCGACGCTAAACGCGGCTAA
- a CDS encoding YiiQ family protein, with protein sequence MTRKRIASLLVLSSLVLYQTHAGADPTFPPKTSANAPYLLAGAPTFDQTITQFRSRYNLSNPTLPIGEFRVVDTGNITSILTRAASRINDNLYASTALEKGTGKIKTLQITWLPQPQSEQETAVRRKQAIDYMAALARTFAPSLTEEQSVKKVTGLLEKGKGQRFYQQTEGALRYVVADDGEKGLTFAVEPIKLTLSEP encoded by the coding sequence ATGACACGAAAACGCATCGCTTCACTTTTGGTTTTATCATCGCTAGTGCTGTACCAGACTCACGCAGGAGCCGATCCGACGTTCCCGCCTAAAACCTCAGCCAATGCGCCGTATCTGCTGGCTGGAGCCCCCACCTTCGATCAAACCATCACGCAGTTTCGTTCTCGCTATAATCTGAGTAATCCGACGCTGCCGATCGGGGAATTTAGGGTTGTCGACACCGGTAATATCACCAGCATCTTGACCCGCGCCGCCAGCCGGATCAACGACAACCTCTATGCCTCAACCGCGTTGGAAAAAGGCACCGGGAAAATCAAAACGCTGCAAATTACCTGGCTACCGCAACCGCAAAGTGAACAAGAAACCGCAGTGCGTCGTAAGCAGGCCATCGACTATATGGCTGCGCTGGCGCGCACATTCGCACCGTCACTGACGGAAGAACAGAGTGTGAAAAAAGTCACAGGACTGCTGGAAAAAGGCAAGGGACAGCGCTTTTATCAGCAAACGGAAGGAGCTTTGCGTTATGTTGTTGCAGATGATGGTGAAAAAGGGCTAACTTTTGCTGTTGAACCGATTAAGCTAACGCTATCTGAACCGTGA
- a CDS encoding DUF805 domain-containing protein: protein MTLQQWCFSFKGRVGRRDFWLWMAIWVALMAVLFTLSGQSWLDTQSTAFGLVVLLWPTAAIMVKRLHDRNKSGWWALLLVVAWMLVSGNWTMFSPIWQWGIGRFLPILIVVMTLLDCGVFLGTKGENRFGAAAEPFRFRR, encoded by the coding sequence ATGACATTACAGCAGTGGTGCTTCTCGTTTAAAGGCCGAGTCGGTCGTCGTGATTTCTGGCTTTGGATGGCGATTTGGGTCGCATTGATGGCGGTGCTGTTTACGCTATCTGGCCAAAGCTGGCTGGATACGCAATCGACGGCGTTTGGTTTGGTGGTATTACTGTGGCCGACGGCGGCGATCATGGTGAAACGGCTGCATGACCGTAATAAGAGCGGCTGGTGGGCGCTTCTGCTCGTGGTGGCGTGGATGTTGGTTTCGGGGAATTGGACGATGTTCTCGCCCATCTGGCAGTGGGGCATTGGCCGTTTCTTGCCTATCCTGATTGTCGTGATGACGCTGCTCGACTGCGGCGTTTTTCTGGGGACAAAAGGAGAAAACCGCTTTGGGGCAGCGGCGGAGCCGTTTCGTTTCCGCCGCTAG
- the fpr gene encoding ferredoxin--NADP(+) reductase gives MAEWVTGKVVQVENWTESLFSIRVHAPTDAFTAGQYGKLALEIDGEKVQRAYSYVNAPSDPTLEFYLVTVPEGKLSPHLHALQPGSDVLIVKEAAGFFVLEEVPDCETLWMLATGTGIGPYLSILQEGKGLERFKNIVLVHAARFSRDLSYLPLMQQLQQRYHGQLRIQTVVSREEETGSLTGRIPQLISSGTLEAAVGLPMDAATSHVMLCGNPQMVRDTQLLLKEERQMTKHLRRRPGHMTAENYW, from the coding sequence ATGGCTGAATGGGTGACAGGCAAGGTAGTTCAGGTAGAAAACTGGACAGAAAGTCTGTTTAGCATTCGGGTTCACGCGCCCACCGATGCATTCACTGCCGGGCAGTATGGCAAACTGGCGCTGGAGATTGATGGCGAGAAGGTGCAGCGCGCTTATTCCTACGTGAATGCGCCCAGCGATCCCACGCTTGAGTTCTATCTGGTGACGGTGCCAGAAGGTAAGCTCAGCCCGCATCTGCATGCGCTTCAGCCCGGTTCAGACGTCCTGATCGTCAAAGAGGCTGCCGGCTTTTTCGTACTGGAAGAAGTGCCTGATTGTGAAACGCTGTGGATGCTGGCAACAGGGACGGGCATTGGCCCTTATCTGTCGATTCTTCAGGAAGGCAAGGGTCTGGAGCGTTTTAAGAATATTGTGCTGGTGCACGCCGCCCGCTTCTCACGCGATCTGAGCTATCTGCCGCTGATGCAGCAATTACAGCAGCGCTACCACGGTCAACTGCGTATTCAAACGGTCGTCAGTCGGGAAGAAGAAACGGGCTCGCTGACGGGCCGCATTCCCCAGCTTATCAGCAGCGGTACGCTGGAAGCCGCCGTGGGCCTGCCGATGGATGCAGCAACCAGCCACGTCATGCTGTGCGGTAACCCGCAGATGGTACGCGACACTCAGCTGTTGCTGAAAGAAGAACGTCAGATGACCAAGCACCTGCGCCGCAGGCCCGGCCATATGACCGCCGAAAACTATTGGTAA
- a CDS encoding type II toxin-antitoxin system PrlF family antitoxin, which produces MTIHINTADVSLRAESRLTERSQTTIPAAIRDALHLKPGEYIKYTLLAGGKVIMSRQEEEQDDPVISQFLAFLENDMKKNPQNIYPVPVVFWESIKALTAGVEVDLDAPLTDD; this is translated from the coding sequence ATGACTATTCACATTAATACAGCGGACGTGTCACTGCGCGCGGAGTCTCGACTCACCGAACGCAGCCAGACAACGATTCCGGCAGCAATACGCGATGCTTTGCATCTCAAGCCAGGTGAGTACATTAAGTACACCTTACTTGCAGGCGGCAAAGTCATCATGTCCCGACAGGAAGAAGAACAGGACGACCCAGTTATATCGCAGTTTCTGGCTTTTCTCGAAAACGACATGAAGAAAAACCCACAGAACATTTATCCCGTACCGGTAGTGTTCTGGGAAAGCATCAAAGCATTAACTGCTGGAGTTGAGGTCGATTTAGACGCGCCGCTTACTGATGACTAA
- a CDS encoding type II toxin-antitoxin system YhaV family toxin: MEYLEVNGWKVFFHSCFLLQIAELTQKVVELKAAKPGEYLGKKETKLLHAIERVIEEWIAADPLNAQYRQGDTLGDEFKHWFRAKFLSQFRLFYRCSAEHKTIIIGWVNDFETLRAYGSKTDAYKVFSGMLKAGDPPDDWEKLLSEAKAATATSSISGFLGK; the protein is encoded by the coding sequence ATGGAGTATTTAGAAGTAAATGGTTGGAAAGTCTTCTTTCATTCATGCTTTTTGCTGCAAATAGCAGAACTTACTCAAAAGGTTGTTGAGCTAAAGGCTGCAAAACCCGGTGAATACCTTGGCAAGAAGGAAACAAAGCTCCTACATGCGATTGAGCGTGTGATTGAGGAATGGATAGCAGCCGATCCCCTTAACGCGCAATACCGTCAGGGAGACACTCTAGGCGATGAATTCAAACATTGGTTCCGCGCAAAGTTCTTGTCGCAGTTTCGTTTGTTCTATCGTTGCAGTGCGGAGCATAAGACCATCATTATCGGTTGGGTAAATGATTTTGAGACACTTCGCGCTTACGGTTCAAAGACAGACGCCTATAAGGTGTTTTCAGGAATGTTAAAAGCGGGCGATCCGCCAGATGACTGGGAGAAACTTCTCAGTGAGGCAAAAGCAGCCACTGCTACCTCTTCTATTTCTGGTTTCCTCGGAAAATAA
- a CDS encoding FlhC family transcriptional regulator: protein MTIYLRIAKDPDKVVDIREIITAYEVYLTVHHKFRPRNSSGIMLDANATWILARDYRTEEIKMVTCPHCDSHFISPYDDMPKHKCPFCEG from the coding sequence ATGACTATCTATCTGCGGATCGCAAAAGACCCTGACAAAGTGGTTGATATTAGGGAGATAATCACTGCCTATGAGGTCTACCTGACAGTACACCATAAATTTCGGCCTAGAAATTCATCTGGTATCATGTTAGATGCGAACGCGACGTGGATACTAGCTCGCGACTACAGGACAGAAGAGATAAAGATGGTTACATGTCCTCACTGCGATAGTCATTTCATTTCGCCATATGATGATATGCCAAAGCATAAGTGTCCGTTTTGCGAAGGTTGA
- the glpX gene encoding class II fructose-bisphosphatase, whose translation MKRELAIEFSRVTEAAALAGYKWLGRGDKNAADNAAVQAMRIMLNQVNINGQIVIGEGEIDEAPMLFIGEQVGTGQGDAVDIAVDPIEGTRMTAMGQANALAVLAVGEKGTFLHAPDMYMEKLIVGPEAKGVIDLNLPLADNLRNVALKLGKPLSQLTVTILAKPRHDTCIVDMQQLGVKVFAIPDGDVAASILTCMPDSEVDVLYGIGGAPEGVISAAVIRALDGDMQGRLLARHQVKGDSAENRRIGEDELARCRQMGIEAGGVLKLDDMARNDNVIFSATGITKGDLLDGIARKGNMATTETLLIRGKSRTIRRIKSTHYLDRKDRMLHKFLL comes from the coding sequence ATGAAACGTGAATTAGCCATCGAGTTCTCGCGCGTCACCGAAGCAGCCGCGCTGGCAGGCTATAAGTGGTTAGGCCGTGGCGACAAGAATGCCGCCGACAATGCGGCCGTACAGGCAATGCGCATCATGCTGAATCAGGTCAATATCAACGGTCAGATTGTCATCGGTGAAGGGGAAATCGACGAAGCGCCTATGCTGTTCATCGGCGAGCAGGTCGGTACCGGTCAGGGCGATGCCGTCGACATTGCCGTCGATCCGATTGAAGGCACACGGATGACGGCAATGGGTCAAGCGAACGCGCTGGCCGTGTTGGCCGTTGGCGAAAAAGGCACGTTTTTGCACGCGCCAGATATGTACATGGAAAAGCTGATTGTCGGCCCCGAGGCAAAAGGCGTGATTGACCTCAACCTGCCGCTGGCAGACAACCTGCGTAATGTCGCGCTGAAGCTGGGTAAACCGCTAAGCCAATTAACGGTGACTATACTCGCTAAACCGCGCCACGATACCTGTATCGTGGACATGCAGCAGTTGGGTGTGAAAGTGTTCGCGATCCCAGACGGCGACGTTGCGGCATCCATCCTCACCTGCATGCCAGACAGCGAAGTTGACGTGCTGTACGGCATCGGCGGAGCACCGGAAGGCGTGATTTCAGCGGCCGTTATTCGCGCACTTGATGGCGATATGCAGGGACGTTTGCTGGCACGTCATCAGGTCAAAGGCGATAGCGCTGAAAACCGCCGCATCGGTGAAGATGAGCTGGCACGCTGCCGCCAAATGGGCATCGAAGCCGGTGGCGTCCTCAAGCTTGATGACATGGCGCGCAACGATAACGTGATTTTCTCTGCAACCGGCATCACCAAAGGTGATTTGCTGGACGGGATCGCGCGTAAAGGCAACATGGCTACCACAGAAACACTGCTGATCCGCGGCAAATCCCGCACGATCCGCCGGATTAAATCGACGCACTATCTGGATCGTAAGGATCGTATGCTGCACAAGTTCCTGCTGTAA
- the glpK gene encoding glycerol kinase GlpK: MNPEKKYIVALDQGTTSSRAIVLDHDANIVSVSQREFTQIYPKAGWVEHDPMEIWASQSSTLNEVLAKADISADEVAGIGITNQRETTVVWEKESGKPIYNAIVWQCRRTAEICEKLKKDGLEEYVRNTTGLVVDPYFSGTKVKWILDHVEGSRERAKRGELLFGTIDTWLIWKMTQGRVHVTDYTNASRTMLFNIHTLEWDTRMLEALDIPREMLPEVRASSEVYGQTNIGGKGGTRIPIAGIAGDQQAALYGQLCVNPGMAKNTYGTGCFLLMNTGKEAVLSKHGLLTTIACGPRGEVNYALEGSVFVGGASIQWLRDELKLIGDSMDSEYFATKVKDSNGVYVVPAFTGLGAPYWDPYARGAIFGLTRGVNANHIIRATLESIAFQTRDVLDAMQADANTRLKALRVDGGAVANNFLMQFQSDILGTRVERPEVRESTALGAAFLAGLATGFWNDLDEVKSKATIEREFRPSIETVERNVRYSGWQKAVARARNWEDHDA; encoded by the coding sequence ATGAACCCGGAAAAAAAATACATTGTCGCGCTCGACCAAGGCACAACCAGCTCCCGCGCCATCGTACTGGATCACGATGCCAATATCGTTAGCGTTTCACAGCGTGAATTCACCCAGATCTATCCAAAAGCAGGCTGGGTAGAGCACGACCCAATGGAGATTTGGGCATCACAAAGCTCAACGCTGAACGAAGTGCTGGCTAAAGCCGACATCAGCGCGGATGAAGTCGCGGGCATTGGCATCACCAACCAGCGTGAAACCACCGTCGTATGGGAAAAAGAGAGCGGCAAGCCAATTTATAACGCCATCGTCTGGCAGTGTCGTCGTACCGCTGAAATTTGCGAAAAGCTGAAGAAAGACGGTCTGGAAGAGTACGTTCGCAACACCACCGGTCTGGTGGTCGATCCCTACTTCTCCGGCACCAAGGTGAAATGGATTTTGGATCACGTTGAAGGCTCCCGTGAACGCGCCAAACGCGGCGAACTGCTGTTTGGTACCATCGATACCTGGCTGATTTGGAAAATGACGCAAGGGCGTGTCCACGTAACGGATTACACCAACGCCTCCCGCACCATGCTATTTAACATTCATACGCTGGAATGGGATACCCGCATGCTGGAAGCGCTGGATATTCCGCGCGAAATGCTGCCGGAAGTGCGCGCGTCTTCAGAAGTCTACGGCCAGACCAACATTGGTGGTAAAGGCGGTACGCGTATTCCTATCGCTGGTATCGCGGGTGACCAGCAGGCGGCGCTGTACGGCCAGCTTTGCGTCAATCCGGGCATGGCAAAAAACACCTACGGCACGGGCTGCTTCCTACTGATGAACACGGGTAAAGAGGCGGTACTATCCAAACACGGCCTGCTGACCACCATCGCCTGCGGCCCACGCGGTGAAGTTAACTACGCGCTGGAAGGCTCGGTGTTCGTTGGCGGCGCATCTATCCAATGGCTGCGTGACGAGTTGAAGCTGATCGGCGACTCAATGGACTCCGAATACTTCGCAACGAAAGTGAAGGATTCTAACGGCGTTTACGTCGTCCCTGCCTTCACCGGTTTGGGTGCCCCTTACTGGGACCCGTATGCCCGTGGCGCGATCTTCGGTCTGACCCGTGGCGTGAATGCGAACCACATCATTCGTGCAACGCTGGAATCCATTGCCTTCCAGACCCGCGACGTACTGGATGCCATGCAGGCGGACGCCAATACGCGCCTGAAAGCGCTGCGTGTCGACGGTGGCGCGGTCGCCAACAACTTCCTGATGCAGTTCCAGTCCGATATTCTCGGTACGCGCGTGGAACGTCCAGAAGTGCGTGAATCCACGGCACTGGGTGCCGCTTTCCTGGCGGGCTTAGCGACAGGCTTCTGGAACGATCTGGATGAAGTGAAGAGCAAAGCCACGATCGAGCGTGAATTCCGCCCCAGCATTGAAACGGTAGAGCGCAACGTGCGCTACAGCGGCTGGCAGAAAGCCGTGGCTCGTGCTCGTAACTGGGAAGACCACGACGCGTAA
- a CDS encoding MIP/aquaporin family protein — protein sequence MSQAERSTLKGQCIAEFLGTGLLIFFGVGCVAALKLAGASFGQWEISIIWGLGVAMAIYLTAAISGAHLNPAVTIALWLFACFDGHKVVPYILAQIAGAFCAAALVYGLYHNLFVDYEQTNNMVRGSTESLSLAGIFSTYPNPHISVMQALLVETVITAILMCLILALTDDGNGIPRGPLAPLLIGILIAVIGASMGPLTGFALNPARDFGPKLFAFLAGWGNVAFTGARDIPYFLVPIFGPIIGACLGAFGYRALIGHNLPCDVCEPEAESTPRRESR from the coding sequence ATGAGCCAAGCAGAACGTTCAACGCTAAAAGGCCAGTGCATCGCCGAGTTTCTCGGCACTGGCCTGCTGATTTTCTTCGGTGTCGGCTGTGTCGCCGCCTTGAAACTGGCGGGAGCCAGCTTCGGACAGTGGGAGATCAGCATCATTTGGGGTCTGGGGGTTGCGATGGCAATCTACCTGACCGCCGCCATTTCCGGTGCTCACCTCAACCCAGCCGTCACTATTGCCCTGTGGCTGTTTGCCTGCTTCGATGGGCACAAGGTTGTGCCTTACATTCTGGCGCAGATTGCAGGAGCCTTTTGTGCCGCTGCACTGGTCTACGGTCTGTATCACAATCTGTTCGTGGATTATGAACAAACCAACAATATGGTGCGCGGCAGCACCGAAAGCCTGAGTTTAGCGGGCATTTTCTCAACCTATCCGAACCCACACATTTCTGTCATGCAGGCGCTACTGGTTGAAACCGTCATCACCGCCATACTGATGTGCCTGATTCTGGCGCTGACCGATGATGGTAACGGTATCCCACGCGGGCCACTCGCTCCGCTGCTGATCGGTATTTTGATTGCCGTTATCGGTGCATCCATGGGGCCGCTGACCGGCTTCGCCCTTAACCCCGCGCGTGACTTTGGTCCTAAGCTGTTCGCGTTTCTGGCGGGCTGGGGCAACGTAGCCTTCACCGGTGCACGCGACATTCCTTACTTCCTGGTTCCCATCTTCGGCCCCATTATCGGTGCCTGTCTGGGTGCCTTCGGCTATCGCGCACTGATTGGCCACAATCTGCCATGCGATGTGTGCGAACCCGAGGCAGAAAGTACCCCGCGTCGTGAAAGCCGTTAA
- the zapB gene encoding septal ring assembly protein ZapB: MSFEVFEKLEAKVQQAIDTITLLQMEIEELKEQNNALSQDVQAAAGSREALVRENEQLKEEQVVWQERLRALLGKMEEV; the protein is encoded by the coding sequence ATGTCATTTGAAGTGTTTGAAAAGCTGGAAGCGAAAGTTCAGCAGGCGATTGATACCATCACGCTGTTGCAAATGGAAATTGAAGAGCTGAAAGAGCAGAACAATGCGCTGTCGCAGGATGTTCAGGCGGCAGCGGGTTCACGTGAAGCGCTGGTGCGCGAGAACGAGCAATTGAAAGAAGAGCAAGTGGTATGGCAAGAGCGCCTGCGCGCGCTGTTAGGCAAAATGGAAGAAGTCTAA
- the rraA gene encoding ribonuclease E activity regulator RraA, translated as MKYDTSELCDIYHEEVNVVEPLFSNFGGRTSFGGKITTVKCFEDNGLLFDLLEENGLGRVLVIDGGGSVRRALINAEIARLATQNEWEGIVVYGAVRQVDDLAELDIGIQAMAAIPVGAGSEGIGESDIRVNFGGVTFFSGDHLYADNTGIILAEDPLDIE; from the coding sequence ATGAAATACGATACTTCCGAACTGTGCGATATCTACCACGAAGAGGTGAATGTTGTTGAGCCTCTGTTCTCTAATTTTGGCGGGCGTACTTCATTTGGTGGCAAAATCACCACAGTGAAATGTTTTGAAGATAACGGCCTGCTGTTCGATCTCCTTGAAGAGAACGGTCTCGGGCGCGTGCTGGTGATCGATGGCGGAGGCTCCGTGCGCCGCGCGTTGATTAACGCGGAAATCGCTCGGTTAGCGACGCAAAACGAGTGGGAAGGCATTGTCGTTTATGGCGCGGTGCGTCAGGTTGACGATTTGGCCGAGCTGGATATCGGTATTCAGGCGATGGCGGCCATTCCGGTCGGCGCGGGTAGCGAAGGCATCGGCGAGAGCGATATTCGCGTCAACTTCGGTGGTGTCACTTTTTTCTCCGGTGACCATCTGTATGCCGATAATACCGGTATTATTTTGGCGGAAGACCCGCTGGATATTGAATAA